agcatcctcccttagccaagtttgttgtgtatcatcgtaggtggatctttagtaaggtgatcatccttatcaatgctacgcaaatagaccctaatgaTCTTACTCCACTcctgtaattcgaaccattaagtttgtgttccgtgatcttagtcatcatcggaatcacatcgtaaataacattcttattgtccgccatttgttgagacaaagaaaactaaccaaacgctaatccaaaatcttgacaacaaaataatccaaaatcacaaatcaagtaaataccgaaataggatcgagAGCCAAACCTCGGAAGCCCTTTAATGGTGTCTTGGATCGTGCAACAAAGACACgatggtggaatgaggggattgaggcgacgcGGCAATGTTGATCGGAGTCAAAGCGGCGGTCGGCCAAGGTCTCTCTGGtgagtggtgagaacaaatagtcaccctagatggcTGCTcacgataccatgtagaaagagatgattctcattgatttcaattaatctgtacatgggtatttatatacaattgattcctataattgtgttatactaattaggaagaaatcctaaataagaaatcctaaataggaatacagaatataaaatatacacagaaataatataatgattgactttccataacaatttcattaattgaaatttggtcttcttcttcctccaaaaCCACCTTGGCCGAACTCCTCCATAACcttccttccaccattttcaatcttgcaagctccaatttcaatttaattttcaccACATTTTCCAAAATTTCCAATTCTAGAACTTGATATTTCACCTTACTAGAGTGATTGGTACCAAAAAGgagaagagaaagtgaagttttagcaagAGGGAGATTTACCTTCTTCTTctttaataaaaattaagttGAATTATGATGGGATTGCATGAAAATTAATGGAATTGAGGTATGTATGAAAGCATGGGAATTCGGCCAGCTATGGGAGTATGGGGGATTTTGATgatttgatgataataaatataTTCTCTAGTGTAAATGGATTTGTTTACATGAATTATAGTTGAAGTTGTATGGATTTGCATGAGATGTGAATTGTGGAGGTTAGGGTTCAAAGGAAATTTGGGGATTTTATGATATGTTACACAATTGAACTATTTGAGTTCATgtattgaccaattgatgtgtgttgGTCGCAAATTGAAGTTGGTTGTTGATTGAATTGAAAAATTGGAAGTGTTGCTTGTATGCTGGAATTCTGGACCTTAAGTCCAGTGTGTTTGTGTGGCCATAAGTaaagctacatagctccaattgatgtgaggccaattggagagtAAACCCTAGACATAATGCTAAAAATGGTATGAAGAAATCCCACTCAAAAACTAACCATAGCTTGccctaaatttggcttgaatTCAGATGTGGCATTCTGGACCTGGACAgaatgatcatatgaacagtgtttataacttactctaggaagctccaaatgacctaattcttgAACCCATAGAAACCTgaaacataggagaacatttttcatgaagatcaggagacctagttttgatcctaactcaatcaaattgctaggCAAACTTAGTCCAACAAAACTGCCTGGACCAAACCTGACCTGGAAATCCTGAATTTCAGGACACCCAACCAattatggcaaaaatgccataactcagtctacaaaactgcaaatgcagtgattcaaaagcCAAAATCCTCATAAGacctagagctacaattttgatgttttgaccagaacccaaaaccaaatgtaaattagggaaattgctAGGAAAATTCAGGAATTCCTAACCTGGAATTCCTACACCTAGACAGATGTGCCATTTGACCCCTGAATGGTAAATAGACCATAACTtccactagaaaacttcaattggaaTGAGTCAAACTGATctgaaaacttaagaaatagagttaaaactttggtttagaaaccttactcaaattttgagtgtaaaacCCTTAGAAATTAATTGTAAGATAGACCTGTAACCTGAAATCCTGGAGTTACATGATCCAGGAGTCAGGgttagttaattggccataactcatcctACACAgtttcaaatttagaaattcttgaacctgtgtaactaTGGGACACAGGGAaacaacttatatgaagaacaccaagccaAATTATGCCTATAATTTGTCCAAATAGCTTGACAAACTTGAGTTCCAGAATTTGCCCTGTTCTAGAACAGTATTGGTAATTGGACCAATACtcagtaaattgactataactaaAGCTAGATAACTCCAAATTgactgattcaaaaaggaaattaaagttaaggcaacaaggaacaactttcatgtagaaagtgtAATCAAATTACTGCTGTAGCTTGGCCTAAAATAAGAGTAAAGTCAAGATTGAAATTCTGGAAATTGTGATGTACTCcaaaaatgaattgaaatatgattggtaATTAATATTAATAGTTCAATGAACATGAGTGTGATATGAATATGTATTTTGGACTCATGATTCCAACATGATTTAAACAAAAATGCTACGAAGCATGAACACAACATATGGTAAAATTATGTGACTTATGAATGTCTAAGAGTACTAATTGCCCACGTATGCCTAAACATGTGTGCATAGGTTGGATaaattgacatgccaatagggttttgatttgcagtactgcttatggcttcatgccattctgttatcatggctttcacgCCATTTTGTTACATGATAgtgtatatggctttatgcccgattgctatcatggctttttagccattctgttgcataccTGATTGACATTATGTGTCCCACGGTATGACGGCCCGGAGCACAAGTgtgtccagtgctagtttacttgCTTATCCAATCTagtcagtctgttataggttacttgggcattgaaaaaTATTAATGAGATTAAATATGTGTTTAAATGAAGCAAGAAAATTGaatatcaaaataaagaaaaagaaagattcCAAtagaataaatatattaaaagatcagaaaaataaaaaaataatgtttAAGATCATGATAGGATCAACCAATAAGATACTAAAAAGAGTagatatcataaatcttaaatagcCTTAAATCAatccataatttattaattatgcatTTTCCTCATAAGTACTACAACcttgaaattattaattttatttgtatattatattttcattatattattgcaccactaagcagaaatgcttagcgcgttggatttttCCACGCATAGGTAATAGAGATAAAGCCCAGTAAACATCAGACTGGGAGTTAGAGATTTTGGATCTACATCAGTGTCAGATAGTGTCACCTCTTCAcacagtgcattttggtagggtctGCCAGACCATAGCAGTGCAATTTTGTACAATGTAAATACTCATTAattatgtaatgtaaattatgaatttgtgtaattaaatttgtatataatgtaaattataaatttttgtaataaattatacattgatgtaaattaatgaaatttgagtatttcatatatgaattgagtatgaatggatatgtatggaaatggttacatgaattgaatttgagatgaTGAAAAAAGTATATGAATTgatatgaaatatttttaaacaggtgaatagtgtaaCTCGCCAAATGTCCATAAACAGGGAAAATTCTAGCAATttctccactaaaaataaattgaataactAATTAAAATGGCACCAAAATTTATATCGGGTATTCTTCTATTgtgttcaattttttttatttttttaattttatttaatttattagatATGTTTCTTGTTAATTTGTTGTTTAATTTACATGAGTATTGTGATATGCATTTTGTTAGATGTGGAATGTgaatttatgatatttttttttaggtaatataataacaattttattttaattcttcCCTAATTGTTGAAGATAAGCTAATTTTGATAAGAGTAATCTATTGCAACAAACTTACTGTAACAAATAGCTAAGTTTAGTTTACTGTGTGTTTATCCTTATCATGATGTAACTATAAATATCATTATTTGCACAACAATACAGATCAATTAAAGGTGTATAGGTCACTTTTTCCAGTTTTGTGATATGCAatttgtttgatttatgaagatgattGAGACATTAAGTTGATGATTTGATGTGGTCTTCCTTGCAATTACTTTATACGTTTCTTATTAGTGTAATAGTTTCTCAATATAGACAtggtgcaatatatatatatatatatatataggctaTGGCCCCttgcttcaaaaaggcctcgCCTCGCCTCTCTCCTAAGGCCATAGGTTAACTTGTCGCCTTTCTCCTTGATAACACTGCATTTAACAGTCAATTCTGTAACCTAATGGAGGAAATGTTATATAGTTTCTGAGGTCAAGTCCTTACACTTCAGAGATAAATCAATCTTAAATGtgcgtttttcttttattttagttCTACAAATTAATGATAGTACAGTGATTTTCAAGACTCCTATGAATTAAGAGCAGATTGGTAATTTTTAATAGAGTTTACTGAGCCAACAGTACCAGAATGAAACCTTAAAAAGGTcccaatcctcaaatgttcacgGAAAATCCCATGACAAGATATTATGCTAACTATAAAATACAAAACCTTCATCCAGAATAGCAATCATCACAAAAGAAAATAGAACTTAATGATCAACATTTTGGTTTTCATTTACGTATTTTCCAATTCAAAgccattaatatatatatatatatatatatagggtttAATCACACTACTGTTTCATTAATAAATGCACAGATTAATGAAGATATTAAGATCTTAGCTTCATAGTGACAATCTTGGTTTCAGTCTGCATCTATTTTCTTAGTTCAGACGTACAAGAAGACACACCACACCACCGAGAAGCATTGCTTAATGATCAGTATTTTggtattcattcacaaattttttcAGTTCAAAGCCACAAAGAAATAAAGGATTAAGTCATACTATTAAGTCattgataaatgttttatatgcaatttatcaatgttcCCACTTACTCATGACCATCTTGGTTTCAAACTACATCCATTTTTGTAAGCTCAGAACTAGAAGAAGACACACAGCACTACTGAGGAAGAGAAAACAAAGAAGTACCTGATAGGCAAGAGTGTATGAATTAGTGATCTTTCTCTTTTCTAACTCTTCCATTATCAAATCCACACATTCCTCCATCTCTGCTTTGTATGGATCACCAGCCTCTTTCACATATGCAAGTGGCACCCCATGAGCACTGAAAAATATCACAACCTACACAAAACATTCTCAATTATTCACTCTGGCAAAAATAGTGGGGTAAAAAAAAAGTTTGAAGCTTGAAATTTAGTTATAAAGAAGAGAATATATTCTTACACACCAAGAAGGAATTGAATCAGCATGATTTTGGTAAAATGAAGTGTTGTCAAAAGCACAAGGGACCCTTAAGGTGCTAATAAACTTTCTCATTCTAGGTGCTTGCCAAAGTAAAGTAAGGCACTATTTTAAGTATCTTACACCACAAAAATTAATCAAGGCATAAAACACTACATATCACCATTATAGTAAGATTTCATTCAATAAGCAAATTCCACATCATCAACTATGCATCATGATTAACCAAAGAAAATTTTCATATGATGTATTGAACCAAAAGAACCAACTTTATACATCTAAACTAATTTTTCTAGCTTGATAAGATGCATtcccttttcttttccttccaaTCCACCTTTGTTCTTCCTTTTCTAATTGCTTTTGCCTAACATAAGCTAAGAAAAGGTAGATCctgctttttttttcctttcataaTTAATATCTCAAGCATAGACACATTTGCCTCTGAAGCCTATGATTCACGagtatttttttaaatgaaaaaagtAAATAAGCATCAAGGGAATGAAGTGCTTCAGTACAAGTGCCGATATAGACAGCACCTAGATGAAGTCACATCAACTGAACTTAGATTTAGGCACTTTGGTATCACCGCACCTCACATAGGGTGATCCTCTGTCCTCAAAGCCTGCCACAGGAGGATCGCGGGCCGCCGACCAGCCTTTCCCAGAAGTCCTTTGACTGGTGGCAAGGTATGTATCTCACATGCACAGCTACCCTATTTCAGGACACTCCCCGTGGACCCGTGAGTGGCAGAGTCTCTGCCAGCATTTGTTGTTCTGGCTTCTTCTCCTGGCATCGCCTCAGCATGCTCAATCCAGATAAGGGCGCCGCTGTTTGGTCTGGAGCACTTTTAGGTACTCCAAGGTTTGGTCTTCAGGTTCTGCTTTGGGAACTCCTTGTTTTTAGTCTGAGTTCTGTTTATTTGGAGCATTTTCTGACCTCATTTGCTGAAGATTTGAGTATATTTGCTGAaattgataaattaaggtttgggtacTTGTTTATTGATCTATTGTTGCCCTGGTTGCTGTTATTTTGTGTGGTTTGCTGCTCTATTGGGAGTGCTTCTAAAGGATTGAAGTATGGGTATTTCACTTACTGTTTGCTGATTCACCTTGTGGTTTGCCATGTTTTCTCTTGGTGTTTTCTGCCTCTTGGAAATTTGTTGCCGACATTGTGTTGCTGTTTTCTCTCAAATTCCTATCTGCTTGCGTTGCTGTTTGACATTTGGGTTATTGAAACTGTTGCTGCAACTATTCTAAGGTTGTGTTTGCGTGCACCTTTGAAAGCTTGTAGTTGTGCTATTTGTGTGCACCTTTGTAAGTTACCGCTTGTGTTGGCGTTTCACATTTGGGTTATTGAACCTGTTGCTGCAACTATTCTAAGGTTGCGTTTGTCAGCACTTGGGAGCACCTTACCTTTATCAAGGCTCAATTCCCAGACTTTATAGATTCTTGGGGACAAGAATGCACTCAAGGAGGAGGAATTGTCACATACAAGAGGAGAGGGAACGCTAATAAGTAGCTTATGCTATGTTAGTTATGCCTTTTATATAATTTCTATGAGAGATTGTTATGCTCTTTAGAATCCCTAGGCACAGCTAGCAGTTGTTAGTTATGGTTTGTTATATAACAAACTATAATATATACAGAATCAATTGTAAAGAGGGAATTCACTGATTGATTAATAGAGAATTCGCTACTATTCTCCCTCGATTCCTCTCTCTAttcctcttcttctccttcttttcCTACTATCATCTCCCTTAATACTACAGGACTAGTTTTCAGTCCTAACATCCTTCAATGTAAAGTTTATCAAATAATAACACCTATGATGCCAGAactaatgaaaattttcaagaagcaTCTCTGAGCACCCTTATCTGAAAAACACTTTAATGTTTATCAAATAACAACACCTATGATGCACTAATGAAAAATtttcaagaagaagaagaagaagaagagcacatGGAGTCTCTCTCTCTTCTTGGAAAGTCAACTTAAATAAGAGTATAGGACAGTAAATAAGAGTAGAGGGCAGTGAGGTGAAAAAGTAGGGCCCTCAACAAGGTATGACAGAAATCATAATTCCACATctttccatggccatttttcaactTCAGAAAATAAACTGAGCATGATCTCTCGGTGGTTTTGCTGTAATAAGCTACTCAACTCATTCACTTActcttttcttttatatttcactTGATCAGGGAAAAAAATCTCTCCTAGACCATTTTTCAACTTCAAAAGTAATTGGAGCAATGCCCAATGATTGTTCTCTCAAGTAGTTTTTCTTCAATAAGATAGTTATtcactttttttcttttcttttcttttcttacttGATCAAAGAAAAAATAGTTATATATTCAAATAAGAAGAAAGAGTCGGTAAGTCAAATATGTAATAACAGAAGCGAATTTGATGAACAAGATAGTATGAACAGTTGAACACATTAAGAGAAGTTATACCTTCTCAGGACAGTCAAATATTTCTAATTCCTTTTCAATTAAATTTGCCATGGCTTTTATGTATCCTTCACGCTGGTACCAGGAAGGTATCACTGTGTGTTGCATGTTAACAAGATACTCATCTTCTCTGGTAAACCATCAGAAAATATTAATTTGTGACATAAGTTTCAAAATCTCATATAGTGATATTGCATGTAATTTGTACTCACCGGAATATACTCTCCAAGAGACGAAGGCTTGAACCACTGGTTGATATTGAGAACTGTGGATAAAGTGGAAGCACAACAAGCTTTGTGATCCCATCTCTTTTTATCTAACAACCAAAATAGACAATCCAGAAATTAGATCCACAATCTTCATTCAAACAAAGAGTTCAGATACTGACAGATGGCAACAACCAAAAGTTTTTATTACCAACACAAGACACGACCCAGTACCATTGACATAGCAGAAGAGTTTAAGGCAATTATAACAACCAAAATTAATCTTTTACTGATAAAATAAGCAAAACAGGATGATCAACGTAGGAATATGGAAAAAGCAAAAGTCATTCATAAACCCATCCTGTTGTCAAACAATTCAATTATATACCACAAGAATATCCAAAGAGACACCTAAAAATTACACATGCAAGTGATAAATTAAATGTCATAAACAAGCCATGGTTTTGTTAGTTTCAAATATTTTCTACAGGAATAATAGGCTAAGAAATTGACTGAACCACAGAATGAATTCAAATCCATAAATTTAAAAACTTGAGAAAGTCAAAAAGTAAAAGCATATATATGTATAGCATGATGAAATTAAAGACTGTTTCAAACATTCAAGTTAATATAATAGAACGAAGTCAATGGAATTAAAATTCAAAGGCAAAAAAGAATTCATCAAGACAAGGATAGTAATTGCACAAAAGCCCATCTTAATAAGCATAGCAGAGTTCCATACTAAGTTATGGCAACTTTTCAATTCAACCTAGCATATCCTTCTTGAACACTTATTAGATACCTAGAAAGGACACAAGTATTTGAATATGATCCACCAAATTGGAGGAAAGACGTGAAAAAATTGAGCCTATCCATAACAGAAATGTGGGTATGCACTCAACGTGTATACATAAGTTAAAATAACATAAGTTGCATAACATGTATTAGAAGCGAATCCATACTTCTGGTGCAGATCAGAAAGTACTTGTTGTTTCCATTGTTAAATGTAGAGATATAACTGGCAATACTATATGCGCTGaagtgataaaattttaaaacactTCATGAATATTGTACTTATTCATACGTTTATAAAAAGGTCTTTGAAACATCATCTGCAACATGAATAACAACAGAATAATGGAACCACAAAATTCCCAATTTTAAGCCTCTTAACCATTGAATATTACCAAGAAACACTGGACATTAGACTGATGTAATGTCAAAGAGAATACCTGTTCAATGGCTTCTTCAGTGAATGGGTGCCAATAGCGCATACCAACATACACCTTTGCTGGGACTTGCTTTTCCCAAAGAGACTTTCTCAATTCCTCAGCCTGGATGAAGAAGAAAATAGCCAAGGACATGgataaggaaagaaataaaaagaaagcaaCCTTTAgcaaaattttgtgtatggctaaACCTTCCCATCAGCCAAAGCAATATGATACTATTCAATTCATACGAAGCTTCTGCAACCTCCAGGCAATAGAAGAACAATTTAAGCcacaaaaaattaataagttatagccaaaaaaagaagaaaaatgtcATGCCTGTGCATCAGTTATCTGCCGTAGAGGCGAACCACCACCAATTGAAGCATAGCCTTCTTTGCTCTTGGGTGCCCTTACAACAGATATGAATTGTGCCAAGGGCTTTTGAAGAAAACGAAACAATCTTGGCAGGCGTATAATGTCCTGAGATATTAGGTAAAAAGTTGACAGAATGAAACCTGATGCTCAATATAACCTATAAGGGATATGCATTTGTACAAGTTAAATATGTCTGTTTTCATCAGGGTAAAAGGTCCATTTAACTTGAGCATTTATTCCAATGCCATCAGATGATAACCCATCAGGAATATCTTTACCGGGTCAGCAAAAAGGTTAAAGAGGAAAGGCTGCACATCTTCAAGAGTCTCAGGGCCTCCAAGATTGAGCAACAATACTCCTATCCTCTCATCACCAATGAGAGGTGCAGTGGATACATGTTGAAATTTGGAAGTCACCACTGATCCCAAAGGCAGCATCCACTTGTTCAGCTGTTGCTTAGACAATCCCCAAGAAGTATTAtattttgagagattagagaaaCAAAACATCCTCTGAGGGGTACAAATTGCTTGCGGCAACAGCCTATGAGAGCAAATAACAATCATATTATGCAACTAAAACAGAACGAAAATTTCACACAACTCAGACGCGGCTCTTTCAAGAAAACAAATTATGGGCATCAGAGACTTACAGTGGGAACTTCGAATTGCgagaagcagaagaagaagagagacatGGATTCCGAGAAGCATAGGAAGGAGTTGATGCAACATTCATTGCTCCACAATTCATTTTTGTTCTGATTGATTATCGTTCCTACAACAGCAATTAACACGAAGACCACCCACCAGCTTCAGTTCTCCTCAATTATAAACCTACCCAAGTTAAGAAATCACCTGATGTCTCAGTATCTacactctttttcttcttcttttcagtTTTACTTGTTCTAAAATTGAGAACCCAGAAATGAATCACAACAAATAAGCCAAAAAATCAGCCAATAAGCTtcctaatgaaaatgaaaatggaGTTGTGGAGGGTGAAGAAGATGTTCTCTTCTCCTTTTTGGGtatggaagaagaggaagaacaagTACATAAAAGAGTAGTAGTGTAGCGGTGCTTTAGATTGGGCAAAATAGGAAGTAGGGACCTGTGGAACGGAGAGCGACTTATCACAAACTGCGAAAGACGGCCACTACTGTTACCTCTACATATATCCTGCCTAGGCCTAATTCCCAtctcccattttttttttttggttcgcTGCCtactcttcttttccttttcgtaAATTATCCATTCCTTCCTTCCGCCAAacttcaatttaaactcaaagtataattttttttatttaatttaatttaattttaaaatccttataaatttaaaatttttataatttaaaatttaattatttatataattttagagtttatataaatttaaaatttttaatctcatttatatttaaattctatttaattaatattaattataatataattcaaaataaaattttataaaaaatatttttatgatttatattatttataaaaataaaaaatatttatttatatgaataacttttttcatgaattttaataaatttttatccctatcttaattataattatgtataaaaaaatattttaatataataatatttaaatttacgtaaaaaacaaataagaaaaaaaatttattagccaaatatataaattttttattaattttttaaaattttcttataaattaattttttataagtttattaaaaattttcatataaaataattttatattttaaattataaatatatttttaaaattcttagttattatttatatataaattagtaCATTTAttgataagatatatatatatatatatatatatatatatatatatatatatatatattaacaatcaaaaaatattataagaaattaatattcattaattattaaaaaaattttatatgtaatatataataaaattatatgaatctaatatttttaaataatatataattatgcatataaaataaattatatatatgagaaaagatttaaatagataaatatatgttatttaaaaaatgagtttaattataaaattaatataattaataggatgattaaaatttatagtactaatttttatttttaaatagtatattattaaaaatttacaaatattaatgtgtgcatatattaaaaaaatataatatttttttaatactataatcTTATCCTAACTTGATAAATAGTAAacacatataaaaaaaaattaaaaatcatactATGAATATAGAAttgctattttaatttaataaatttatatttaaatataaacacaAATTGATATTTGATGTAAAAATAGTCTAATTTTTATATGAATACAAGTATTACATCATTTGATTGAATTTTTATGTTTTTTATATTTAACAACttcatttattaaattttgatgtttatttttagaaaaataattataaaaaatttaattaacaatataataaaattagtttgataaaatattttattataaactgaataattatttatatatttttattataatcatttcaattaaaagTAATAATATACTAATATAAGTATTTTTTTATTCTGTtaacatatattttttattttttatataaaaaaattttagttattaatttattattgttaatgtaacaccctcccagtagcaactccgtacattctactgttccggtgaccggtgtcggtccggacagctagaacgttcggaaaaatatttaaactaaagtgaataaccataattaactcaaatattaataaaaaaaatttagtaaaaatttta
This sequence is a window from Hevea brasiliensis isolate MT/VB/25A 57/8 chromosome 10, ASM3005281v1, whole genome shotgun sequence. Protein-coding genes within it:
- the LOC110648551 gene encoding ferrochelatase-2, chloroplastic, coding for MNCGAMNVASTPSYASRNPCLSSSSASRNSKFPLLLPQAICTPQRMFCFSNLSKYNTSWGLSKQQLNKWMLPLGSVVTSKFQHVSTAPLIGDERIGVLLLNLGGPETLEDVQPFLFNLFADPDIIRLPRLFRFLQKPLAQFISVVRAPKSKEGYASIGGGSPLRQITDAQAEELRKSLWEKQVPAKVYVGMRYWHPFTEEAIEQIKRDGITKLVVLPLYPQFSISTSGSSLRLLESIFREDEYLVNMQHTVIPSWYQREGYIKAMANLIEKELEIFDCPEKVVIFFSAHGVPLAYVKEAGDPYKAEMEECVDLIMEELEKRKITNSYTLAYQSRVGPVEWLKPYTDETIMELGRKGVKNILAVPISFVSEHIETLEEIDVEYKELALKSGIEKWGRVPALGCEQTFISDLADAVIESLPYVGAVAVSNLEARQSLVPLGSVEELLATYDSKRRELPPPVTVWEWGWTRSAETWNGRAAMLAVLVLLVLEVTTGEGFLRQWGMLPLFH